The Paenibacillus mucilaginosus 3016 genome includes the window CCTAATCCGATCATCGTTTCCCCGGATGCCGGACGGGCTACAACGGCCGAGAAGATGGCGAACATCCTCGATGCACCGTTTGCCATGATGATCAAGAAGCGCCCGGCACATAACGAAGCCGTCATCACGCACGTGATCGGGGACGTGGCCGGCATGACGCCGATCATCATCGAAGACCTGATCGACACGGGAACGACAATCGTCAACGTTGTCGAGGGGCTGAAGGAACGCGGCGCACACGACGCTTACATCTGTGCCACGCACCCGGTATTCTCCGGTCCTGCCCTGCAGCGTCTGGATCACCCGAACATCAAAGAGGTGGTCATTACGGACTCCATCGCGATTCCGGAAGACCATTCCGCCCGTTTCCGGGTGCTCTCGGTTTCCCACCTGCTGGCCGACGCGATCAATATCATCATGTCCGGCGGCTCGCTCAGCTCCCTGTTCAAATACGGCGGAGTGTAACCTTCATAAGATTTCCCACACCACTCCGGCCTTCAGAACCTTATGGTTTTGGGCCGGTTTGTGTTATGATGGGAAGAACTACGAATACCGGACATGTAGAGACTCACCCATCAGCGTAGGCTGCCGATGACTTCTCGATCATACCGGACGGACACGGAGGTGCCTTACTCATGGAGAAGAAAAAACGTGCCCTACCCCAGACCCACACCAATGTCGTGCCAATGAAAATGGATGCCACGTTCTTTTTCGAAAAAGCCGTTCAGTCAATGGACCGTTATCATTATGATAAGGCATTGAAATATTTTCGTCGTGCCGCCGAGTACGAACCGGAGAACGCGGTAAACCACTGCAACCTGGCGGGGCTGTTATCCGAGATGGGTAACTATGAGGAATCGAACCGCATTTTGCAGCATGTGCTCGACCAGATTGACCCGGCGATGACGGAATGCTACTTCTATATGGCGAACAACTTCGCGAATATGGAGAATTACGAATCGGCCGAGAAGGCGATCGTCCATTATCTCGAGAATGACCCGACAGGCCAGTTCCTGGAGGAATCCGAGGAGATGATGGAGCTCCTGAGCTTCGAGCTGGAGCGGCCGGCGAAGCTGTCGACGATCAAAAGCCGCGAAGGGCTGTTTGAGCATGATCGCGCCCGTGCGCTGCTCGAGGAAGGCAAGTTCTCGGAAGCGGTGCGTATTCTTGAGAACATCGTCAAGAAGCATTCGGATTTCATGGCGGCGCGCAACAATCTGGCGCTGGCCTATTACTATATGGGACATTTCGACAAATCGGTCGACATGATCAAGCAGGTGCTTGAACTGGAGCCCGGCAATCTGCATGCCCTTTGCAACCTGGCGATTTTCTACCAGCACTTCGGTGACAAGGTAGCGCTTGGCGAACTCCTCGAAGTGCTGCGCAAGACGTATCCGTTCCACCAGGATCACGTCTTCAAGCTGGCCACGACGATGGGGATCCTGAGCGAGCACGACAAGGCCTACCGTCTCTTCAAGCGGCTGCTGAAGACCGGGGAAGCGGGGCTGGATCCCTGCCTGTTCCACTATACGGCGGTAGCGGCTTACAATACGGGCCGGTATGCGGAAGCGGAGCGCCAGTGGCGCCAAGCCGAGAAGTTCGATCCGACTTCGGAGATTCCGAAGTTCTACCTGAATCTGCTGAACAAGTATAAGCAGGATAAAATCAAGCCGAATGTCAGCTATCATTACCACCTGCCGTTCGAGGAGCAGTTCCGCGGTATTGAACGCGGCGAGAACGGTCTGCCGGAGCATTTGAAGCGCGATCCGCTCGTACGTTCGTCCTTCTTCTGGGCGCTGCGTCACGGGGACGGGGATACGAAGCTGCAGGTGATTCAGGCGTTCGCACTCATTGGAGATGATGAGGTGAAGGACTCGCTGACCCAGTTTATTCTGGAGCCCGGGGAAGATGACTATCTGAAGAAGGTCGCCATCTTCGTACTGCGCAGTATCGGTGTAAGGGAGCCGCTTCAGGCGGTATTGGAAGGGAAGGAGACTACGGTAGCCCCCTCCCCCTTCGCTCCGAACCTTCCTGTTTGGGACCGCAAATGGCAGGGTATTATGGAGATGGCGATGCGTCATATGGCCCGCCGTTATGATATGGTGCAGCAGTACGATTTGCAGACTCTCTGGGTAGAATACCTTACGAGGGTGTTCCCGAATGTGCCGAAAATGGCGAAGCCTGAGGGCTGGGCCGCGGCACTGGAGTACCTGACGGCCAAAATGCACCGCCGTCCCATTACGTACGGGGATGCAGCCGCCAGATATGGGGTATCCATTGCGACCGTCAGCAAGAATGCCAAAACCATCGATGAAGCCTGCGGGCTTCGGGAGAAGATGGCCGCTATCTTCAGCAAGTTTGCCGAATTGGATTCCAGCCATGAATCATAAATAGCAAGCAAACCAAAGCGAATGCAAAGACGGGAGGAACCTATATGTACAAATCCATCGTAATCGGTACCGGCCCTGCAGGCCTGACGGCGGCGATCTATCTCGCACGCGCCAACCTGAATCCTCTGGTGATCGAGGGTCCGGAGCCAGGCGGCCAGCTTACTACGACGACTGAGGTTGAGAATTTCCCCGGGTTCCCGGAGGGCATCATGGGTCCCGAGCTTATGGCCAACATGCGCAAGCAGGCGGAGCGCTTCGGTGCGGAATTCAAAACCGGCTGGGTCAACAACGTGGATCTGTCGAAGCGTCCCTTCAAGCTGAACGTCGAAGGCCTTGGCGACATTGAAGCCGAGTCGCTCATCATCTCTACCGGCGCGTCTGCCAAGCTGCTCGGGATCGCGAACGAAAAGGAAAGCATCGGCCGCGGGGTATCCACCTGTGCCACATGCGACGGGTTCTTCTTCCGCGGGAAGAAGATCATTGTGGTGGGCGGCGGCGATTCCGCGATGGAGGAGGCGAACTTCCTGACCCGCTTTGCTACGGAAGTTCGTCTGGTACACCGCCGTGAGGAGCTGCGCGCCTCGAAGATCATGCAGGACCGCGCACGTGAGAACAGCAAGATTACGTGGAGCCTGAACCGGACTCCGCTTGAAGTGATCTCGGGTGAGAAGGGCGTAACGGGACTTAAGGTGAAGAATAACGAGACGGGCGAGGAAGAAATTCTCGAGACCGACGGGATCTTCGTTGCGATCGGCCATAAGCCGAATACCGACTTCCTTAAAGGGCAGATCGTAACCGATGAAGTCGGCTACATTCAGGTCAAACCGGGCTCATCGCTGACGAATATCGAAGGCGTGTTCGCCTGCGGCGACGTACAGGACAGCAAGTACCGTCAGGCGATTACCGCGGCAGGCAGCGGCTGCATGGCGGCACTGGACTGCGAGAAGTTCCTCGAAGGGCACATGGTGCACGACTGGAGCCAGTCGCTGAATAAGTAAGAGCGTGGTAGGAGAAGCGTGAATCCGCACCGGGAGGTGAAGGGTTCACGCTTTTTTGTTGTTACCAGTGATTTGTAAGTAAAGCGGATATTAAGTTTCGTTTAGAGGGATTCCCAAAATGTAGAAGTTATGGTAGCATGAGCGAAACGATACATAATGTATCGAATCCTGTGGATTTTAGGGAAGGAGAAGTCGGATTCTTTGAAGAAGTTGTCGAAACGAATCATCCCTGCGGTTCTGTCTTCCGTCCTGCTGATCGGCGGCAGTCTCCCTGTAGGTGCGGCACCGGATGCAGGCCAAGGCTTGGCAGTCGACCCGGCGAACATGCTGCTTGTACCTTCACTGCAGCTCCAGGGGCTGGCCGCTTCCCCAGTGCAGCTGCTGCAGCAGAAGGGCCTTACCGTTACGGAGAACAAAGATACGGGGGCGCCGCGCTTCCTGATGGGAGCTTTGTCTGCCCGTTTGAACACGGATGAAGCCGTTCTTCAATATGTAAGCTTAAACCAACAGGTCTTCGGCCTGCAGAATGCCGCAGCGGAGCTCGGTCTGGTCAGGAAGAATACGGACGATATTGGACAGTCTCATTATTTGTACCAGCAGAAGTACCGGGGCGTTCCTGTGTATGGGAAGTACATCAACCTGCATCTGGATTCATCCAAGAAGGCATATGCGATCCAAAACCAGCTTATGGGTTCTGTCGGTGGATTATCCGTAGATGTTACTCCTGCACTGAGCGGTCAAGAGGCAGTGGCGAAGCTGCAGGCTGAACTGGAATCGACCATCGGACAATCCATTACCCTTGGGGGTAAGATCGGTGAGAAGGTGGAGGTCCCGCTGCCGGAAGCGAAGCTGGTGGTGTATCCATTCGAAGGTGAGACCCATCTGGCGTATGAGATCAAGTTTACGTATATCCAGCCGGAGATCGGCAGCTGGGTCGGTTTTGTCGATGCGCATACGGGAGCCATCATACATAAGTACAGCAATCTGCACCACGCGGATGGGGACGGGGCGGTCGTCTCGGAGAATGTCGGCCATAAGGGCGACAAGAAGCAGTTGAATGTGCTGAAGGACGGTAATACCTATTACCTGGCGGACATAACGAAGCGTATGTTCATGGAGCATCCGGGGCACGAAGATTCGGGAGAGGTCCTGACTCTTGAATATGCAGGGGAGACCCCACAGGGATTTCTAGGCAAACTCCAGTCCAGCAATTCGCCAGTGTTTAACAGTCAAAAAGGAACCTCAGCGGCACATGGAGTGGACGCCCATTATTATGCAGGTCATGTATATGACTTTTTCCTGAAAGAGTTCGGACGCAACAGTCTTGACGGTAAAGGAATGGACATCGTGTCCATGGTCCATGTGCCTCAAGCGATGGATAATGCATATTGGCTCGGTGGTGCCAATGCGATAATATACGGCGACGGAGATCGCTATGACTGTCTCGCCTGCGCTGGAGACATTGTGGCGCACGAGCTATCCCATGGGGTAACGCAGTTCTCTGCCGGTCTGGTTTATGAGAACCAACCGGGGGCCTTGAATGAATCTTTCTCTGATATCATAGCGTCTGTGTTTGACAGTGAGGATTGGCTTCTCGGAGAAGATACAGGCAATATACTCCGCAGTCTTGAAAATCCTGAGCAGCATGGGCAGCCCAAGCATATGGACCATTTCCAGGAGCTGTATGACGATATCGTCATTGGTGACAACGGTGGAGTGCATATCAACAGCGGAATCCCGAATCATGCCGCGTATCTCATTGCGCAGAAAGTCGACGCACTGAAGATTGCAGGATGGAATGGCCGCAAAGTATTGGGGCAGCTGGCATACGGTACGCTCACGAAATACCTGACCCCGGTCTCCGAGTTCGAGGACGCGCGTGACGGCTTCGTTGCCTCGGTATCCGACTGGCAGAAAGCCAACGGTATTCCGGTTGAGCAGGCGCAAAAAGTGAAGGAATCTGTGATCGCTGCCTGGACCGAGGTGGGCCTGGCATACACGAGCGGTTCAGAGGCGCATCAGAGCAGCAATATCACATCCTTTACGATTCCTTCGGTAGCTAACGAGCAGCAGACCCAAATCGATCTGGCGAATGCCACGGTAACGTATTACGCGCCGAAAGGCACGAATATCAGCAATCTGGCACCGCAGTTCACCGTGTCTTCTGGAGCTGCTGTAAGTCCTGCTGCTGGAACACCTCAGGATTTCAGTAAAGGTGGAGTCAAGTATACCGTCACTTCGCAGAGCGGCGCTTCTAAAGTCTGGACGGTGTTCGTTGTTGAAGCGGGTAAAGATACGGATGCTCCGAAGTATCAAAGGTCCTCATTCAGTTACGATAACAAAACGCTGACCGTGGAGTTTAACGAACATGTTCTCGACTTCCGCTATTACGCGGGAGCGAGAGAGCGGACTCTGAAAGATAAGATTTGGGTTGTTGATGCTGATGGAAAGAACAAGCCTCTAGGTGCGGAGGATACCGCACAGGTTAAGGATGGTAAGCTACAGATTTCATTTGGCCATCCGGTAACGTATGCTTCCGTCCGAAGTATCGTCATTGAGCCGGCAGCAGTTGTAGATTTAACGGGGAATTACACTGTGAAGGAGGAAGATACAGTATTTATTCCTGTAATTCCAGCTCCAGTGCCGGTTCCGCTCGGAACAACGATTATAGCAGGCGGGGCTAACGGTGCACTGGTCGAGCTTTATAACGCTGAGAATGATAAACTGGTCTCTTCGATACAACTGGGGCAGCAAGAGAACCGGGCGCACTTCTTCTATATACCAGACGGGAAATATATACTGCGACAAGTGATTGCCAGCGACAGCAATCCGGCAAGCTTAGCGTCGGCGCCGATTACCATCGCTCGCCTACAGGCCCCTGCTAACCTGCACGCGACAGAGGTAACGCCGCAATCCGTGCGGCTCCAATGGGAGCCGGTTTCAAACGGGACCCCTGTCACCTATGAGGTCTATGGGTACAACAGCAGTAACGGGAGCGTTGTTGCAGCCGCGTCAGGAGTGACTGATGCCGTCTACAACGTGACTGGCCTTACGCCGGGAGGCTATATGTTCTCGGTCAAAGCGGTGGATGCAGCTGGAGGCCGGGTTTCCACACCGGCAGTAACCACTGTGGATCATGCGGTGACCGTCTCGGCCGATACTTACGCTCCTTTTTGGTCCACCTATGCGGCGCTGGGGGACTCCCTGGCGGCAGGTGTAACCCATGAAGGCAGACTTGGGTTGGGTTATCCGGATTACATCTGGAACGAACTGAAGAATCAGGGTCAACCTGTATATTTTGACAAACGCTATGCATCTCCTGGATATACCTCCGGGGATGTGCTGTCGGACCTGAAGCGCAGTGTGACCCGTTCCGTTTACGGCCAACCGGGTGAGGGCAGCATCGCCGATACAGTGCGTTCGGCCAACCTCATTACACTGAATGCCGGAGCCAATGACCTGCTGGCAGCCGACAAGATCGCTGGAGGTACACTTAGCGAGACGCAGGCTCAACAATTATTGGCATCGATCGGCAGCAATATCGGCAGCATACTGGATCTCATCAAAGAAATTAATCCGAATGCCTCCGTGTTCGTGATGGGATATTACAATCCGTTTCCACATGGAACGGAGCAGGAAAAGCAGCGTGCTCAACTGCTGATTGAGGAGCTTAACAAGGTAATTAAGGATGTGGCAGAGAAGCGGGGAGCAACGTTTGTGGCTACCATGAATGCGATCGCCGCAGACACTGCAAATAATCTCCCGAACCCAGCGAACATTCATCCGAGCGATAAGGGCTATAAATTGATTGCCGCGGAATTCCTGAAAGTCATTCCGGCGGGAGCCGCGAAGAGCAAGCTTACGGTCAGCGACGTGACCCGTACCGGAGCGAAGCTCACTTGGGAATCTGCTGTAGACTCCAAGGGAGTTACCCAGTACCGAGTGTATCGCGATGATACCGTGGTTGGTACAGTGTACGGCGGCGAAACCTCTTATGCTATTTCGGGGCTCAGCCCAAGCAAGACCTACCAGTTCCGAATCGAAGCTGGCGATGCGGCCGGCAACTGGTCTACGGGCGGTCCTACGGCCTCCGCAACGACCACTAAAGGCTCCAACTCACCAGGTGGAGGCGGAGGAGCCGGTGCACTTCCTGCGGATGCCTTTACGGTTTCCGATACAGGCGTAACCCTCAAGTCTGGCGCATATACCTCCGTGCAGAAAACGGAGAACGGGCAGTTCGTTACCGAAATCACGCTCGACGGCGCCCGGCTGGCCGAAGTGTTCCAGAAGCTGAAGACGCTCGGCAGCGCCTCCCGCACGATTACGCTCGAAGTCGACACGAAGCAGGGGGTCACCGTGGTGGCTCCGGGACAAGCGCTGCTCGAAGGGCTGAAGGCGGTGCCTGATGCCTCGCTTCAGATCAAAACGAATACGGCCGGTTACCACGTTCCTCTGAATGTGGTTCCGGGAGATATCACGGAACAGCTGAAGGCAGCCAAGCCGGGTGACGTCATGGTGCGCTTCGGGATCCGGGTCCATCCAGGTTCGTCGGTCACGGCCGCGAAGCTTCAGGGAGACCTCTATGGCTTTGACGTCACCGCTGCAGCGGGCACTGCGTCCCGCAAGCTGGTCATCCCTGCGAACAAAGCCGGTGTCATTACCCTGACGCTGGACGGCGAGATTGACGAGGCTCAGGCTTCCCTCGTCGGCTATGATCCGGACAAAGGTGCTATCCGCTTTGCCCCGGCGCTCTTCCAGGAGAAAGAAGGAAAGACAACCGTCACCGTGGCCCGGAATGTATCCCCGGCATATGGCGTTGTAATTACCGTTCCGGCCTTCACCGACCTCGACGGCCACTGGTCGTCGAAGGATGTGGAGCTTCTCGCCGGCAAGCGTGTGATTGAAGGCACGACAGACACCACCTTCGAACCGGAAAGCCCGATGACGCGGGCACAGTTTGCCACGCTGCTGGTCCGCGCCCTCGGCGTCGATCCGGCTGTAGAAAGCGCAAGCCGGTTCACCGATGTCACACCGGGGGCCTGGTACGGGTCCAGCGTATCGTCCGCCGTCTACGCCGGGCTGATTGAAGGCTTCGAGGACGGCTCGTTCCAGCCGGATGCGTCCATCACCAGGGCGCAAATGGCGACGATGCTGTCGAGAGCTTTGAAGTTTGCGGACCGCAAGCCAAGTGTCTCCGCTGCGCTCCTGGACTCTTTTACGGATAAAGGGGACATCGGCGAATGGGCGGAAGCGGCGGTAGCTGAGGCTGTACACGCGGGGATTATTCAAGGCATGACGGACACCACGTTCGCTCCTGCGGAGAATGCAACCCGTGCCCAGGCGGCCGTGATGCTGAAGCGTATGCTGCTGTACATTGAATACCTAAACTAGGACGCTGTTGTAAGCATGCGGCACCCTCGTTCCCTTAGGGATGAGGGTGCTGTTTTTTAACGATACACCCGGAAATGTGGACTTTGTGCGGAATCATGTTCAAGCGGCCCGGGATGAGGTATAATAGGGAGGATCGGGCGTCTCTGCAAGGGATTCCCAAGAAGGGCTGCGGCGGCAAAAGCCTTCTGGACGGTGTGGAAGCAGCCATAGGAAAGCGGAGTTTGGGAGCCTGGGAAGCCTTGATGCCTGAGGGGAAAGGGCCCTTGGTTAACCCTTGACCTGCAAGTAGGGTTGCCTTATAGTTGGAACAGGAGTTATACGTTAAACATGTCGTATGAGGTGAAAAGCAGGTATGGGAGATCAAGTGTACGTAGGAGTCGATTTGGGAGGAACCGCGATTAAAGTGGGATTGTGCGACGAGCAGGGCAAGCTTCTGCAGACGTACGAAGGCCCGACCGGTACCGAACACGGCGCGGATGTCGTGCTGGAGAATATCGCACAATATGTGCGCAAGCTGGTGGCGGAATCCCCTTATGAGTGGGAGCAGGTTGCCGGAGTCGGTGCGGGGATCGCCGGGTTTATGGATATTCCGGAAGGCTTCATGAAGCTGTCTCCCAACCTGGGCTGGCGCAACGTTCCGGTGAAGAAGATTCTCGAGGAGAAGCTCGGCGTGCCTGTCAAAATCGACAACGACGCCAATGTAGCGGCACTCGGCGAAGCATGGAGCGGAGCGGGTGCAGGCATTCCGAACGTCGTCTGCTATACGCTTGGAACAGGCGTTGGTGGAGGCATTATCATCCACAGCCGGATTTATCAGGGCTCCAACGGTATGGCAGGAGAGCTTGGTCATATGGTGGTTGTACCGGACCTGGAAGCGATCGAGTGCGGATGCGGTAAGAAGGGCTGCCTCGAGACCGTATCTTCGGGAACGGGCATTATTCGCATGGCCAAAGAAGCCGTGGCGCGTGGAGAGCATACTTCCCTGGCCCTGGTGGAGAACATCATGGCGAAGGACGTATTCGATGCGGCGAAGACCGGCGACGAAACCGCACTGCGGATCATTAACCGGGCAGCGCTGTACCTGGGCAAATCGATGGCGGCGGTATCCGTCGTGCTGAACCCGAAGCGGTTCATCGTGGGCGGCGGGGTGTCCAAAGCCGGTGATATTCTGTTCGATGCCATTCGTAAGTATTACCAGGAATTCACACAGGAGACTGCGCAGGAAGGCGTGGATATTGTTCCGGCCGTGCTCGGCAACGATGCCGGCGTAGTGGGCGCAGCAG containing:
- a CDS encoding tetratricopeptide repeat protein, which gives rise to MEKKKRALPQTHTNVVPMKMDATFFFEKAVQSMDRYHYDKALKYFRRAAEYEPENAVNHCNLAGLLSEMGNYEESNRILQHVLDQIDPAMTECYFYMANNFANMENYESAEKAIVHYLENDPTGQFLEESEEMMELLSFELERPAKLSTIKSREGLFEHDRARALLEEGKFSEAVRILENIVKKHSDFMAARNNLALAYYYMGHFDKSVDMIKQVLELEPGNLHALCNLAIFYQHFGDKVALGELLEVLRKTYPFHQDHVFKLATTMGILSEHDKAYRLFKRLLKTGEAGLDPCLFHYTAVAAYNTGRYAEAERQWRQAEKFDPTSEIPKFYLNLLNKYKQDKIKPNVSYHYHLPFEEQFRGIERGENGLPEHLKRDPLVRSSFFWALRHGDGDTKLQVIQAFALIGDDEVKDSLTQFILEPGEDDYLKKVAIFVLRSIGVREPLQAVLEGKETTVAPSPFAPNLPVWDRKWQGIMEMAMRHMARRYDMVQQYDLQTLWVEYLTRVFPNVPKMAKPEGWAAALEYLTAKMHRRPITYGDAAARYGVSIATVSKNAKTIDEACGLREKMAAIFSKFAELDSSHES
- the trxB gene encoding thioredoxin-disulfide reductase encodes the protein MYKSIVIGTGPAGLTAAIYLARANLNPLVIEGPEPGGQLTTTTEVENFPGFPEGIMGPELMANMRKQAERFGAEFKTGWVNNVDLSKRPFKLNVEGLGDIEAESLIISTGASAKLLGIANEKESIGRGVSTCATCDGFFFRGKKIIVVGGGDSAMEEANFLTRFATEVRLVHRREELRASKIMQDRARENSKITWSLNRTPLEVISGEKGVTGLKVKNNETGEEEILETDGIFVAIGHKPNTDFLKGQIVTDEVGYIQVKPGSSLTNIEGVFACGDVQDSKYRQAITAAGSGCMAALDCEKFLEGHMVHDWSQSLNK
- a CDS encoding S-layer homology domain-containing protein, encoding MKKLSKRIIPAVLSSVLLIGGSLPVGAAPDAGQGLAVDPANMLLVPSLQLQGLAASPVQLLQQKGLTVTENKDTGAPRFLMGALSARLNTDEAVLQYVSLNQQVFGLQNAAAELGLVRKNTDDIGQSHYLYQQKYRGVPVYGKYINLHLDSSKKAYAIQNQLMGSVGGLSVDVTPALSGQEAVAKLQAELESTIGQSITLGGKIGEKVEVPLPEAKLVVYPFEGETHLAYEIKFTYIQPEIGSWVGFVDAHTGAIIHKYSNLHHADGDGAVVSENVGHKGDKKQLNVLKDGNTYYLADITKRMFMEHPGHEDSGEVLTLEYAGETPQGFLGKLQSSNSPVFNSQKGTSAAHGVDAHYYAGHVYDFFLKEFGRNSLDGKGMDIVSMVHVPQAMDNAYWLGGANAIIYGDGDRYDCLACAGDIVAHELSHGVTQFSAGLVYENQPGALNESFSDIIASVFDSEDWLLGEDTGNILRSLENPEQHGQPKHMDHFQELYDDIVIGDNGGVHINSGIPNHAAYLIAQKVDALKIAGWNGRKVLGQLAYGTLTKYLTPVSEFEDARDGFVASVSDWQKANGIPVEQAQKVKESVIAAWTEVGLAYTSGSEAHQSSNITSFTIPSVANEQQTQIDLANATVTYYAPKGTNISNLAPQFTVSSGAAVSPAAGTPQDFSKGGVKYTVTSQSGASKVWTVFVVEAGKDTDAPKYQRSSFSYDNKTLTVEFNEHVLDFRYYAGARERTLKDKIWVVDADGKNKPLGAEDTAQVKDGKLQISFGHPVTYASVRSIVIEPAAVVDLTGNYTVKEEDTVFIPVIPAPVPVPLGTTIIAGGANGALVELYNAENDKLVSSIQLGQQENRAHFFYIPDGKYILRQVIASDSNPASLASAPITIARLQAPANLHATEVTPQSVRLQWEPVSNGTPVTYEVYGYNSSNGSVVAAASGVTDAVYNVTGLTPGGYMFSVKAVDAAGGRVSTPAVTTVDHAVTVSADTYAPFWSTYAALGDSLAAGVTHEGRLGLGYPDYIWNELKNQGQPVYFDKRYASPGYTSGDVLSDLKRSVTRSVYGQPGEGSIADTVRSANLITLNAGANDLLAADKIAGGTLSETQAQQLLASIGSNIGSILDLIKEINPNASVFVMGYYNPFPHGTEQEKQRAQLLIEELNKVIKDVAEKRGATFVATMNAIAADTANNLPNPANIHPSDKGYKLIAAEFLKVIPAGAAKSKLTVSDVTRTGAKLTWESAVDSKGVTQYRVYRDDTVVGTVYGGETSYAISGLSPSKTYQFRIEAGDAAGNWSTGGPTASATTTKGSNSPGGGGGAGALPADAFTVSDTGVTLKSGAYTSVQKTENGQFVTEITLDGARLAEVFQKLKTLGSASRTITLEVDTKQGVTVVAPGQALLEGLKAVPDASLQIKTNTAGYHVPLNVVPGDITEQLKAAKPGDVMVRFGIRVHPGSSVTAAKLQGDLYGFDVTAAAGTASRKLVIPANKAGVITLTLDGEIDEAQASLVGYDPDKGAIRFAPALFQEKEGKTTVTVARNVSPAYGVVITVPAFTDLDGHWSSKDVELLAGKRVIEGTTDTTFEPESPMTRAQFATLLVRALGVDPAVESASRFTDVTPGAWYGSSVSSAVYAGLIEGFEDGSFQPDASITRAQMATMLSRALKFADRKPSVSAALLDSFTDKGDIGEWAEAAVAEAVHAGIIQGMTDTTFAPAENATRAQAAVMLKRMLLYIEYLN
- a CDS encoding ROK family glucokinase produces the protein MGDQVYVGVDLGGTAIKVGLCDEQGKLLQTYEGPTGTEHGADVVLENIAQYVRKLVAESPYEWEQVAGVGAGIAGFMDIPEGFMKLSPNLGWRNVPVKKILEEKLGVPVKIDNDANVAALGEAWSGAGAGIPNVVCYTLGTGVGGGIIIHSRIYQGSNGMAGELGHMVVVPDLEAIECGCGKKGCLETVSSGTGIIRMAKEAVARGEHTSLALVENIMAKDVFDAAKTGDETALRIINRAALYLGKSMAAVSVVLNPKRFIVGGGVSKAGDILFDAIRKYYQEFTQETAQEGVDIVPAVLGNDAGVVGAAGLNLHSI